The Anaeromusa acidaminophila DSM 3853 sequence CCGCTACTGATAATGCACCATAGGCTTTGCTCCCCGGCTCGGCCGCCATGCGTTCGGCCACCTCTTTTTGCACCATTGTCACCATGCAATCGATGGGAAGACGAGCTTCCAGCAATTCCATGATAATGGGCGTTGTGATGTAGTAGGGAAGATTGGCTACTACCTTAAACGGGCCGCAGCCTACTTCTTGTAGAATATCGATTTTAAGAATATCTCCATGCACAATCCGGACGTTTTCATACCCTTCCAGGGTATGGGCCAAGACGTCCAACAAATGCCGGTCCAATTCTACGGCAACTACCTTGGCGCCTGTCTCGGCTAAGCCTTGCGTCAAGGTGCCGATTCCAGGTCCAATTTCTAGTACTACATCTTGTTCTTGAATGCCTGCAGCTTTGACGATACCAGCCACCACTGAGGGATCCACTAAAAAATTTTGTCCAAGTTTCTTACTCATACGAATGCCAAAACGTTTCAGAATATGCAAGGTCACATCCTTATTCGCAATGACAGGTTTCAGGCTCAACAAGATTTAGGCTCCTCCCCGGCTGCCACTGCAGCCCAGAATTCTTCAACCGTAATGCCATAATGATTCAAACGATAAAAAAAGGTTTTTGCATTGGCATAACCAATACCCAACGCTGCTCCCAATAGGGCGCGTCGTTTCGCCGCCTCCGGGTGAGCCGTCAGCCCTGCTTGCAGCATATCGCTCCA is a genomic window containing:
- the rsmA gene encoding 16S rRNA (adenine(1518)-N(6)/adenine(1519)-N(6))-dimethyltransferase RsmA translates to MLSLKPVIANKDVTLHILKRFGIRMSKKLGQNFLVDPSVVAGIVKAAGIQEQDVVLEIGPGIGTLTQGLAETGAKVVAVELDRHLLDVLAHTLEGYENVRIVHGDILKIDILQEVGCGPFKVVANLPYYITTPIIMELLEARLPIDCMVTMVQKEVAERMAAEPGSKAYGALSVAVQYYTKPHVLMTVPPRSFIPAPAVESAVICCERREKPAVEVEDEALFFRVVKAAFGQRRKTLANALKAGGFPQEQLQLVLAEAGINAMRRGETLSLDEFAAIANGLFAQKRTEENL